The genome window aaaagtcAGTGTCGGAGCTTGCACTGCTGGTGGCACCCAGTCCGGTCCAGTACCTGTGTTTTTAAGAGCTCGTTTCCCCCCTCAGTCTCAGGGATCTCAGTGCATCCAGTGAGCAGTGAGCAAAGCAGAATGGCTTTGAAAATCTCCTCATCTACTGTAAGCGGCTGCATATCAAATCGGTGGCGGTTAGCGGGAGAAACGGGAGATATTTGAAACGTTTAAAAGTGGATATTCCGCTCcgtaaaaaaaccccaaaatcATGCAAATTGGAGCTGAGGCGTGAGCGGTGTGTTGTGTGAGAGGAGGCTGCACTTTCAGTCCTGCTGATACGTCACGTCACGCCCTCCATCTCGTGCTTTGCTCACGCGGTCTTGCAGGTGTACACCTCCTCTTCCCTCACGCACGTCTGACACTCCACGTGACAGCACCAGCGCACCTGGCAGTGGCAGGACATGCTGGTGAGACGCATGGCCGTGTTGTAGCCCCGCCCACAGCACAGACTCTGACACGAGGTGTCCTTTGCACACGAGCGGCCGCCTGTGCCCGCCGAGTAGCGCGAGGGCCTGCAGAAGCTGGGGGAGTCTTCCAGGTAGACTAGGTCTGTAGTTCGGAGGCTCTGGCTGTGACGGTGAGGCCCCGTGAGCTCCGTCTCCCCCGTGGCTGCGTTGGTGACGCTCAGCACCCGCATTGCAGTGTCATGGCGGTACTTGAGCAGCCGCCCCGTGTCGTGGAAAGGCGGCAGCTGCTTCCAGCAAGTCCGTACGGCGCAGGAGCCGGAGACGCCATGACACTTGCAGGTTGTTTTCAGCCCGCTCTTCACCGCCTgacatgagaggaggaggaggaggaggtggaggaggaggaggaggggggaagcAAAAAGAGAGATGTCAGTTTCTCCAGTGTGATTCATTACCTGGCCTCTTATCTGGGAGGTCTATCTGGACAGAGTTTCCTGCAGGGTTGGGAAGAAGGTGAGGAGGAGTGGAGGTCTGCACCTCGGTGAGCCTTTAGCTCACCTCAGTCAAAAATTTTGACATAATGGATTGAGAGGGGGGCTGTTCAGGATGCTATATTTCATTTACTTCACATTTCTCACTTGGACAGCTCGTGCAATTTTTCCTCAATGTGTTGAAACTGgctctgtctgcttctgtctttcctaaagcctgaggCAGAGGTGACAGACTCTCCACCCTGTTTTTCAGAGCATGCCTGCTCAAGGAAAACACTGATAAGAATTTCTGCACAAGAAAgtgccaagaaaaaaaaaaaacaaaaaccaaaaaaaaaaggtttgtgacGATGACCGCCGCTGATGTAGGTTAATAGTTCACTGAGCTTGATGGTCAGTGATGGGAGCGTGATGATCAGTCAGGCTGCTGTCTAAGTGGAGGCCAGAGACAGGTCAcacaccgagagagagagagagccagaggGAACTTTCTGGGTTGAAAAGTTCTGCTGAGTTCCTCCCTTTACAGGTATGAACGCCTCAGGGGCTTCAGAGCAACCATTGAGAGCTAAGTTGGTGAAAAGTGGGGAAAACATTTAACGCAGtgaagatgagataagatagtCGCTCCTTCCCCTTTTGTGTTTctcgtttttttgtttccactctAACTTGGTCAAATAACCTGGTTAAATAGTCGTGGTAATGTGTTGAATGGGAATTCACTCCTGGGTCAAATAACTCAACAAGTGCATGCAGGTTATTTATCGGCTTTAGCTCCGATCGGCATCGGTGGGAACGCGAGACTTACGTGAAAATGCTTCACATAGCTGTTTAAACCTTGAGAAAGCACtcaaaatgatttcattttatCGTTTAAAGAGGCACCAGAGTGAAGAGAAGCAAAATAGTGACCACTTTAACATTATCATTGAGGGATTTGGAGttggttttgtttcttttttgctttgacAATGGTTGAAAGGCCCTATCATACGGAAAAATAATTTTCTGTGCATAATCTCTTTTGTTCTTAAGATTTTTCCTTAAACATCGCCTCGTTttaaagaaatatcttcatacacaCTGTAGCCTGTCTGTGGCTTTGTAACGCCgccacagaaatacaacaaaaacagagaagaagacaagGACAAACCCCAAACTGAATAAAATACGAAACAAAACTGGTTCTCGTGTGTACGGGGCCCTTCGTGGCTTCACCCACTAATTTCACTGTGAAGAGGCTTTACAGTCGATGCGAGTCGTAGGAGCAGGGACCCCGGGGCCTCCTGCTGCCTCGCAGTGGTGGTTATGAACATTAAGTGGATTTATGAAAGGCACAGTGATCCAGTAAGAGGGAAAAAATGCCTGCTCGTATATTAAAAAAGAGGCCACGGTTATAATCGTTCTCTCCGACATGAGGCCTTTAATTTTCTGCGGGCCCCGCGCAGCAAGCTTTATCATGCCTGAGAACACCTGGCTCCAAAGATCCCACAGCCGTCTTGTCTCCCTGTGTCTGTATTATCGACCAAGGCCAATGACAGCAGCACATAAGGGGGGGGGCGTTTGTTTGTCTGGCTGGCTCTGAGAGAACTTGTGCAGGTGAGGATTACAATTCTGTACACTCTGATGATGCAGGAGTGTGTCAGGGGTATAATTGTCATGTGAAATTGCAGCCCAGCTAATTGAGCTAATTGTGGCTCAGGTATATAGGTGCTGCTTTTGATGGTCCTGGGTGGTAACATCATCATAACATCGagagtggaggagaaggagaaggcaCTCCACTCACCCGAATTCCCGCATTGATGTTGTGGATGTCGACCTGAGCCCTCATGTCCTTGCTGACCCTCTTCTGGCCGAGGAACTTCTTCAGAAACTTGGTGCTGTATTTCAGGTTGTCGCCGCAGACCCCCCACTGCCACGCTTCCCGGTGCTGGATGCCGGGGGAATCGTCGCATGTGCACCGCTCCATGCGGCCCGAGCTGCACGCTTTGGCCAGGGCGTGCGTCAGTGCTGCGGAGGACACTGCCAGTAAGAAGGCAGTCTCTTTGAATGCTGTGGAAAAATGGAAACAGCAGATACTGAAATTAGTCAACTTTTTCTGGAGCCATTAAAAGATTCACACACGtgtgttaaagctgcagggATTCATTCAAAGGTTGTCTCTTGTGCCACTGAATAAACATTCAAGTTTACAGTGTGCTCACTGTGTCGTCATGGTTGAAAACAATGTCAGCGTTACACCGCAGGTTTTCATAATTCCTTCCTCTGTCTGACCTTCTCTTTTGGATTCTCGctgtgctgggttttttttttctctccttcactcAGAGCTGTCACCAGTGTATATTTTGATccaattaattattattttgactAGGAAGGATTTTCCCAGATGAAAGCGGGTAATCACACCACCCTTTTCCTCTGGGAATGGGCGCTTTCCCGAGATAAATATAACCACAGGGCTTGAGAGCGCTGCACCGCAACACATTTCTCAGCTTTCTACTCCCTCATTACCTCCGTGCTGACCTGTTCATGCTCACCCACATGCTGATATCACATGCATAAATCCTGGAAGATCCCTAAagcattttctgtgcacagtcGCCCTGTGGGAGGTTTGAGCTATATGGTAATTTAGTCTATGgacacattgatttttttttttttcttctttcttcataGTTTGGCAAATCAATAGTTACATCAGACCATGCAAGAAAGAGTAGACAACGTATGGAAAAACCTTTCAGGGGTTGGCACAACTCCAAAGACTTACATCCCAAGTATTGAATAAAAATTCAAAAGAGTAAGCTGTCTCACAAATGCTTTGGTGTTGCATTATAGGAAAATGGTTTAAATAAGGTGCACAGCAGTGATTTTATAACCCCTTGAGACAaaggtacatttttatttcatataagGCAACAATAACTACTACcaacaaataaaagtaatgttatttttttttaaatgtctttttgagATATTAGTCAACTGACAGAAGAAATTGTGTGCAAACTACTGTAGGTGAGTGATGGAGCTGTATGTAAAGGTGCACCTGTCTCACTCaacaaaagacataaaacaggCTGTAATCCACAATAATCCACACGTGTCCACTAATGACAGACACATCGACTCACCTCTCTTCAGGAGGCTTCCCCGTCCATCCATGCTGCAGTTCCAGCGCTCATTCCTGAACTGATAGCGACACTCCAGGAGGCTGAGGCGCACCGACTCCCGCAACGTCTCTGCCAAACCAGGCTCCCTGCGGCAAAGCCTCTTCTGCCGCCTGGTCAGACTCATCTGCTCGCACTGCTTCAGGTGAGCCTTTCCTGTCGGGGCTTCATTGGAAAACGGAGCAGGTAATAGCACCAGGGGTTCCCGACCTGTCAGCCTTGGAGAGGAAAGAAGGGAACACGTTAGACGTGAGGTCTCCACTGTGACTAATGAAATATTCTCAgttgcacatgtttttatgattttattttgtgcgTCGGAGCCAATTTGTTGTTTGACGCTCTTTGCGCATGGATTcctgaaatgaaaacaactcTCAAAAACATTTGGTAGCTCAAGTTTTCTAATAAGTTAAAATATCAGCTTTTCACAGTTAATCTGTCTTAATTTGGTTAAAATACGCCCCAGGTTAAGATTATTGGTGTTTGTGGTTAATTGCAACAATTTCGCACAAGAATTTGCAAAACTGTGGATATTGCTTATAGTGCGTTTTTTGCGTTTAGTGCGCAAAAAACGCGTGCATAAATTGCAATGCtgacattatgtttttttcGGGGAGTTCCGACGAGCAAAGGCAAACATGAACATGTGGTGCGtagaaataacaacaacaataatagtaataaagaaaacacaacaatgtctGACCCAAAGTAAGCTGCAGAGTGCGAGAGGAGGATGCAGAGCGCAATGAGACGCAGTAAGCAGGCGGTCCGTGGGAGCCTGGAGCGCATGGTGCCGGGTTGGCGCTGCTCTTCATCTCGCTGATTCTTCAACGGAGGAAATCTGTGCCGTCTGCTCGGCGCAACTCTTTAAAAGTGGCTCCCACGCGCACACGAACTTTCAATCCGGTGCGCCTGGCCCAGCGGTCCGCGGGGAGGCAGCACGCTTTTGTGTGGGGGCGCGCGCATGGGGGAGGCACAGTTTATTACCGCACCCTCATTGGACTCTCTCGATATTGCCGTATGTTACGTCCCACTGTTAACGCCACCCAGGTGGATGGAGCTGCAGGGCGACTGCGTTCACCTGCTGCCATTATAGAAAACTACCCAAATTATGGGTGAACATTTAcgcacaggaatcaaacccgaATATCTTTGATGTTGAAGTTTATTTATGCTTGGGGCGGcacaataatacataatatatgtGTTGATTATATAACACATAATAAACACATAATTGCTAAGGATGTTTTGCTTCAAAATTGCGAAATGTTTACGAGCAAAACTGACTTTAACGGTCTGACATTTTAATAATGATCATTATTGACAGATTAAAACACCATGCTTTTGGCCATTACAATAGAACTTCAACCACTTGTGtcaaaaatgattttatgttttGCACACATATTTGTATGCAGTTATTTTGCAGCACAGAGGTTTCATGAGTCAAACTCCTAGGTTCAAGGTCAAAGAAAGGACTCTGAAGTGTTCTGGAGCAGCAGGTTAAAGCCATTAACATGGAGAAGAAGTCAAATTAAAAGGGAACATCACTATTTTTGTCTCAAAAGTTATTACGTTATAATCATTTCCATTAggcagtaaaaaagaaaaaaaaaccacgagTCCTGCAAACAAATCAAAGCAAAGCAGTTTCAAGCCTGAAGTAAATGACCCACATGGTCTGGAATCAAAGGACGCTAAATTATATGTTGTTAAAGGTCAATACAGTCTGTTCTTCCAATCAAGCTACAAACCACATGTTCCTCCAAAATGTTTTGGTTCTCCAGTATAgggcaaaaaacacacacaaacaaggatGGAGCCCCATCTAGTGGAACCAATACATACATTCAATATAGGGACAAGAGAGTGGGCTTTGCAAAGCAAgtgaactaaaaataaataatggaatatgtaatatgttgatttttttttcatatttttttttgccatgattcacattcacattcatgcATAATTGCTTCAAATAAGCCTTTTACAAGAGCCAAACGGGCCATGTGTATTGAAGCAAAAACTTACCACCGACAAGAACTACATCATTTATGGCTTGCAGAGGCCACCGTAGTCCAGCACGTGCTTGGAAAAGGGAGCATGATTTGTTCGTTGCAATCTGCAGATTCACGATTAGATGTCGACATtgaagttaaaatgtgtgttaaacgGTTGAATTACCTGGACCTCGTCAAGGATTTGCAGGTAAACCAACTACAAAGTTTTTCAAGTCATCCAATCACGAGACCACAACTCCACAAAAGCCAGTCTTCCTTGCTCATAAGGTCACCATTATTGGTGAATAATGGTGTGTTCCAGTCGTAGTCGGAAGTCGGAATTTCCTACTCTGAAAAAGTTGGAGAACCCTCAGTAATCCTgacatgggattccaagatggtTTGCACTTGTACAAACACCAATGGcacttctgttgtatttgtttcacaataAACTACGGAAGCACTTTGacgcaagaagacccgggttcacgacctgctcggaacaagggcctttctgcgtggagtgtGCAtgctctccccgtgtgtgcgtgggttttggatagatagatagtttattttcaaacatgttcaacatttacaatgacaacacatttcgtcacatgtttgaaaaggagtaggcagaAGTATATTCCTActacacacaactcaatttacACTGACTACTTTATCctatcaccaaatatttacacagtATTTTATACAGTGTTCTCAGCTTTTAAACATGGCCATTTCCATCACCGTCCTGGATGAAACTGCTCTTCTTCATTCTTATATCTATTTAaaatttgtcatttgtattttattttaaaccaacTCATAGCACGGTATCGTCGTTATGGTACGGTTAATTTGTACATGTGGCCCCCCCACTCGATTTTTTGCGGTTATAACAGGCCCATAGATTATAGACGGAATATGATTCTAAATATGATTGTTAGCTGTTGTCGTGAACACTAAAAATACttagtttagtgtttttattacagttattgTTACAGTTGTTATTTGTGAGTCGGCgacaggctgtacactgagaggattaatgctgccctccacaggttgaagtcctgaatcacagttCTTGTTCGCTGTTGGTTTTCCCCTTAAATCAgcaaaaatgtcccaaaaaagtcagtcagtcatcatctaccgctttatcctccaccagagggtcgcggggggtgatgtaccaatctcagctacatcgggcagcagtccatcgcagggccacacacagatagagagaaacaaccattcactctcacactcactccagtgtccaatttacctaatccccacattgcatgtttttggactgtgggaggaagccggagaacccggagaacccggagggaacccacgcacacatgcagggagaacatgcaaactccatgcagaaaggcccttgttccaaccggggctcgaacccgggtcttctcactgcaaggcaagagtgctaaccactacaccaccgtgtggcccgtccCAAAAAAGTGATAGATTTAAATATATCTTCTTAAAATGCATATATCTAAactatatttaattaattttgatAGACcctcttgttatttttttctaaatattttATGTAACACTAATTAGTGACGCTGGCGTGTGATCTATCTCAGACCAAGAGACAAACAAGGACAAGTAAAATCATTTCTCTCAAATGTTACTAACCTGGAATATGATTTACAAATACAACTGATCTCCTCACAGATTTATGATTTGAACAACAGCTAgaatttgtacaaaaataaatctctaCAATGGTAGTTTAACAATGACATCACAATGCTTCTTGGCTATTTCCCTTTAAGTGGTGCTACATTACTAAGGAAAATGCTAAAACCTGCCAAATCTTCTCCTCCAATGTcaaacagcttattctgctaTTGACTCCCGTTTGGTGTCGTTAATTGGATTGgatgattgaagtctgaagaaacaagACATATTATTGGCAATTTAACAGTTTATTGACTTAACAAACAGGGGCCACAGTCGCATGTGAAAGAACCATACAGAGCCACAACAGCCGGgcacctccttctcctcctcctcatgctggtCACCAGCTTGGTCACACTTATGTTGTGGGATGGCATCCCATTATGCAACCAGCATTTGTCACAAGTCAGCCAACGTGGTTGTGTTGGTCACTCTGGCACAAGTAGTTTCTAATGAACCCCGCTCTGTGGCAGTGAGTGCCATGGATAGAGTGCCGTCCCAGACTATGGCAATATGGGATTGCCACTGGTTGCAGAATCTCATCTCGGTATCTCCCTGCATTACGATTGCCTCCAATGATGACAAACCTTGTTTTTCCAGTGAGGGAAATACATGTAATCCCCCTGCATCCTGTTTCTAGAAACCTGTTATTCCTGTTTAGAGTCAGTAAcagaataagctgtttggcATCAGCAGAGAAGATTTGGCAAGTTCTTCATGGGCGCAACCCACACATGCATTGtccttacaaatgtggcaccaCTTAAATGGGAAATAAACCGGCTTTCCAACGGTATGAGATGTATTGCCAAGGAGCATTGTTAGAACAAATTAATAATCGaccaaaaacaaatgtccttACTTTTTATGGTAAGGCCAAGGCAGTCCACTCTTTcatccaaaaatgtaaaatcgTCAGAACTAAACCCTGTATAAATAATGAAGAACAAGTTTTTGCTTagaagcatttgccaagaatgctTGTCATGTTGGTGCGCTCTGTACACAGGGCATAAAATTTACCCAGCTAACAATTTTTTGTTCCTAGAACGTTGGGGAACGTTACCTTTTGGTTGTGGGAACCTTCCCTGAAGGTTCACCCCCTAGGTTGTCATGTAAAGTTTTCCCAACGTTCCCCTATATCCCCTTTGTCaaaaccttcatacaacctttatagaatgttctcttttggttcccagaacgtttcCCTAATGTtgctttgtcacaaccttcatagaACATTATTTTGGTTACATTAACATGACAGCATTTGGTGCATATTATACACTAATTTATTATTTGTAGTCTTACTCTTACATGAAACAGCTACATACCTGCACAAAACGCCCAAGTTTGGCTTGCATCAGCACTCCGCATTCTCTGATCGGCAGTGATGCGGCATTTCGTCTTTCTAACTGCCATTAAACGCACCACGAAGAAGAACGAAGGGGCGGATGACGACGACGAAAACGACGACGACGGCACTGTCAAACGCCATTTTATTGTCAGACACAAGCAGCGGAGAAGGGTCGAAAATCGCTACACAAGGTAAAACTACAAAATTTACTTACTTCAATTAACACCCGAATGGCAAATATACACATTGTAGtagtatttaaaaaatagaGGCCACGAAAACGCAATTTTATGTGTACAGGAGGCTATAGGTCGTTGGTGGTTGAAGTTCTTTAGCAGTTTCCTTAGCAGTTTAACTTAGCACGGCTGTAGAAGTTTAAAGCATTTAAAGTGTAAATCGCCTGGGCCTTTGGTTGACTTAATAACCATATAATGTATCAGCCATTATGTGTATATACCGAGTCATGTCTGTGCTTTTAATAATCCAATGTCCGTAGTGAGTCATTAAACGCAGTTTCGCTAGCATGCTAGCTGCATGCTAAGCAATCGCTACGTGATGTCTGTTGAAGTATCGTTTACTTTACTGAATTGTTGgtataatataaacaaaagtgCGTCAACTATTTGAACCTATAGTGTAGCCACTACTAAAGATGGCGCTTTAAccg of Solea solea chromosome 16, fSolSol10.1, whole genome shotgun sequence contains these proteins:
- the wnt9b gene encoding protein Wnt-9b, translating into MRSRLPRTACLLRLIALCILLSHSAAYFGLTGREPLVLLPAPFSNEAPTGKAHLKQCEQMSLTRRQKRLCRREPGLAETLRESVRLSLLECRYQFRNERWNCSMDGRGSLLKRAFKETAFLLAVSSAALTHALAKACSSGRMERCTCDDSPGIQHREAWQWGVCGDNLKYSTKFLKKFLGQKRVSKDMRAQVDIHNINAGIRAVKSGLKTTCKCHGVSGSCAVRTCWKQLPPFHDTGRLLKYRHDTAMRVLSVTNAATGETELTGPHRHSQSLRTTDLVYLEDSPSFCRPSRYSAGTGGRSCAKDTSCQSLCCGRGYNTAMRLTSMSCHCQVRWCCHVECQTCVREEEVYTCKTA